A genomic region of Dermacentor andersoni chromosome 9, qqDerAnde1_hic_scaffold, whole genome shotgun sequence contains the following coding sequences:
- the LOC126528083 gene encoding ubiquitin-conjugating enzyme E2 N isoform X2, with protein MSGLPRRIIKETQRLMAEPVPGISAIPDEQNARYFHVVVAGPEGSPFEGGVFKLELFLPEEYPMLAPKVRFMTKIYHPNIDKLGRICLDILKDKWSPALQIRTVLLSIQALLSAPNPDDPLANDVAEQWKVNEAEAIRTAREWTRQYAMDV; from the exons ATGTCTGGATTACCGAGGAGAATCATCAAG GAAACGCAGCGTCTCATGGCCGAACCTGTACCGGGTATTAGTGCAATTCCAGATGAACAGAACGCGAGGTACTTTCACGTCGTCGTAGCCGGTCCTGAAGGG TCACCGTTTGAAGGAGGAGTGTTTAAATTGGAGCTGTTTCTTCCTGAAGAGTACCCAATGCTTGCCCCCAAAGTACGCTTCATGACAAAGATCTACCACCCCAACATAGACAAGCTAGGTCGCATATGCCTGGACATCCTCAAAG ACAAGTGGAGCCCAGCGCTGCAAATTCGCACGGTGCTGCTGTCCATCCAAGCTCTGCTCAGTGCCCCGAACCCTGATGACCCCTTGGCAAATGACGTGGCAGAGCAGTGGAAGGTCAATGAGGCAGAAGCCATCAGAACAG CGAGAGAATGGACAAGGCAATACGCAATGGATGTCTGA
- the LOC126528083 gene encoding ubiquitin-conjugating enzyme E2 N isoform X1: MSGLPRRIIKETQRLMAEPVPGISAIPDEQNARYFHVVVAGPEGSPFEGGVFKLELFLPEEYPMLAPKVRFMTKIYHPNIDKLGRICLDILKDKWSPALQIRTVLLSIQALLSAPNPDDPLANDVAEQWKVNEAEAIRTDARAGPRQKQSTWLHSYLVNGLMQFKKGHIQMPIQDSHWLCFT; the protein is encoded by the exons ATGTCTGGATTACCGAGGAGAATCATCAAG GAAACGCAGCGTCTCATGGCCGAACCTGTACCGGGTATTAGTGCAATTCCAGATGAACAGAACGCGAGGTACTTTCACGTCGTCGTAGCCGGTCCTGAAGGG TCACCGTTTGAAGGAGGAGTGTTTAAATTGGAGCTGTTTCTTCCTGAAGAGTACCCAATGCTTGCCCCCAAAGTACGCTTCATGACAAAGATCTACCACCCCAACATAGACAAGCTAGGTCGCATATGCCTGGACATCCTCAAAG ACAAGTGGAGCCCAGCGCTGCAAATTCGCACGGTGCTGCTGTCCATCCAAGCTCTGCTCAGTGCCCCGAACCCTGATGACCCCTTGGCAAATGACGTGGCAGAGCAGTGGAAGGTCAATGAGGCAGAAGCCATCAGAACAG ATGCCAGAGCGGGACCACGGCAGAAGCAGTCGACCTGGCTGCACAGTTATCTGGTGAATGGGCTTATGCAATTCAAGAAAGGACATATTCAAATGCCTATACAAGACAGTCATTGGTTATGTTTCACCTAA